The Prunus persica cultivar Lovell chromosome G7, Prunus_persica_NCBIv2, whole genome shotgun sequence genome has a segment encoding these proteins:
- the LOC18770393 gene encoding sigma factor binding protein 1, chloroplastic yields MNNNSTQLSNGHGRQISKPNKKSKTKKQGIKVVYISNPMKVRTSASEFRALVQELTGQDSELPDPARFLEHSSAEDNNSTAQVGGHHHHDALDLVVADAASPPAQEQPAESSSSNVNTQYPDDELYDDLFVPEMMDSFGGFLPSSVLYGSS; encoded by the coding sequence ATGAACAACAATTCCACCCAACTAAGCAATGGCCATGGCCGCCAAATTTCCAAGcccaacaaaaaaagcaaaaccaaGAAGCAGGGGATCAAAGTGGTTTACATCTCCAACCCAATGAAGGTGAGGACGAGTGCCTCAGAATTCAGGGCTCTGGTTCAAGAGCTCACTGGCCAAGACTCTGAGCTCCCGGACCCAGCTAGGTTTTTGGAGCACTCATCTGCAGAAGACAACAATTCGACGGCCCAGGTTGGTggacatcatcatcatgatgCATTGGATCTAGTGGTGGCTGATGCTGCTTCTCCTCCTGCTCAAGAGCAGCCTGCTGAGAGTTCGAGCTCAAATGTGAACACCCAATATCCTGATGATGAGCTTTATGATGATCTTTTTGTGCCTGAAATGATGGATAGCTTTGGGGGGTTTTTGCCCTCCAGTGTCTTGTATGGATCCTCTTAA